A genomic region of Oenanthe melanoleuca isolate GR-GAL-2019-014 chromosome 25, OMel1.0, whole genome shotgun sequence contains the following coding sequences:
- the LOC130263081 gene encoding zinc finger protein 239-like produces the protein MRRGCKPMPRSCEEERPSLCRQGGWRSRQSSELLQKHHGGEKPHKCFKCGKGFSCSSDLIRHQRSHTGEKPYTCGKCGKSFSTLSNLMQHQVIHTGERPYTCFKCGKSFGWSSHLSRHQRIHTGERPYECPVCGKTFQTSSHLLVHERIHTDERPFRCPDCRKGFKRNSHLIRHLRIHNGERPYECPECGKSFSQSSNLTQHQRSHC, from the coding sequence ATGAGAAGGGGCTGCAAACCCATGCCAAGGAGCTGCGAagaggaaagaccctccctgtGCCGGCAAGGTGGCTggagatccaggcagagctcagagctgctgcagaagcatcatggaggggagaagccccacaagtgcttcaaatgtgggaagggtttcagctgcagctctgacctGATCCGACACCAGAGgagccacactggggagaagccctacacgtgtgggaaatgtggaaaaagcTTCAGCACCCTCTCCAACCTCATGCAGCACCAGGTGATCCACACAGGGGAACGGCCCTACACTTGCTTcaaatgtgggaagagctttgggtgGAGCTCTCACCTTAGTAGACACCAGCGCATCCACAccggggagaggccctacgagtgtcctgTGTGTGGGAAGACgtttcagaccagctcccaTCTCCTTGTACATGAGCGGATTCACACGGATGAGAGGCCATTCCGCTGCCCCGACTGCAGGAAGGGCTTCAAGCGCAACTCCCATCTCATCAGACACCTGCGCATCCACAatggggagaggccctacgaatgtcctgagtgtgggaagagcttctcacagagctctAACTTGACCCAACACCAACGGAGCCACTgctaa